In the Paramisgurnus dabryanus chromosome 5, PD_genome_1.1, whole genome shotgun sequence genome, one interval contains:
- the LOC135748842 gene encoding C-X-C motif chemokine 11-1-like yields MKTVAIFFAFICLTLFAVKGHPGVGRQRCICQGPGVKMVKPKLIETVVIHRASAFCNRLEIVVTLRNGAGSRCLNQYSSFTKSIIDRLTKDTRRTKM; encoded by the exons ttttgctttcaTCTGCTTGACTCTTTTTGCTGTTAAAG GGCATCCTGGAGTTGGCAGACAAAGGTGTATATGTCAAGGACCTGGTGTCAAAATGGTGAAGCCAAAGCTGATAGAGACGGTTGTAATTCACCGTGCCAGTGCATTCTGTAATCGCCTGGAAATTGT AGTGACGCTGAGGAATGGTGCAGGGTCAAGGTGTTTAAACCAATATTCTTCATTTACCAAGAGCATCATTGACAGGTTGACAAAAGATACAAG gCGTACTAAGATGTAA
- the LOC135748714 gene encoding C-X-C motif chemokine 11-6-like codes for MKTVAVFAFLVCLLAAEVKGQQSFTGRCLCADKGVNAVSRQLIKKVEIFYPSPSCGKQEIIVTLVNAKRKCLNPDSSFTQHLIKMVLEKRGPVGNDSQHKSRTTSEP; via the exons ATGAAGACCGTTGCAGTGTTTGCTTTTCTAGTCTGTCTGCTTGCAGCAGAAGTGAAAG GGCAGCAGAGTTTTACAGGCAGATGCCTCTGTGCTGACAAAGGCGTGAATGCGGTTTCCAGACAATTGATTAAGAAAGTTGAAATCTTCTACCCAAGCCCATCTTGTGGAAAGCAGGAAATTAT TGTCACTCTGGTCAATGCAAAGCGGAAATGCCTGAATCCAGATTCTAGTTTTACCCAGCATTTAATCAAAATGGTTCTTGAAAAGAG GGGCCCAGTAGGGAATGACTCTCAACATAAATCCAGAACAACATCTGAACCATAA